The genomic region TCGATGATGGTGGAGTCTTCCAGCGGTGCCGCCGCACGGGCGATGCGGGCGGTGAGATTGAGGTCGAGCAGGAAGTTCTGACCGAGCGATTTGCGCGCCGACAGCGCATGCTGGCGAATGACCTCGCGCAGCGGCGGGAGGTCGTCGATCGCGCTCATCAACTTTGCGAAGCGGCCATGCGGCTCGCAAGCTTGAGCGCGGCGATCAGGCTCGCCGGATTGGCCTTGCCGGTGCCGGCGATATCGAAGGCGGTGCCGTGATCGGGCGAGGTGCGGATGAAGGGCAGTCCGAGTGTGACGTTCACCGCGTCGTCGAAGGCGACGGTCTTGATCGGGATCAGCGCCTGGTCGTGATACATGCAGACCGCGCAATCATAGGTCCGTCGCGCCGCCTCGTGGAACATGGTGTCGGCGGGCAGCGGACCCCTGGCCTCGATGCCGTCGTTGCGCAGCACTTTCAGCGCCGGGGCGATGACGGTCTGCTCCTCGTGGCCGAGCGACCCGTCCTCGCCGGCATGGGGATTGAGGCCGGAGACCGCGATGCGCGGCGTTGCGATGCCGAAGCGGGATTTCAGCTCGGCGGCGACGATGCGGACGGTCGAGACGATCAGCTCGCTGGTGAGCTCTCCCAGCGCATCGCGCAGCGAGACGTGGATGGTCACCGGCACGACGGCGAGCTGCGGCGACCACAGCA from Bradyrhizobium sp. CB1015 harbors:
- the pdxA gene encoding 4-hydroxythreonine-4-phosphate dehydrogenase PdxA, translating into MAKPHPEPSTRSAAKPLALTLGEPAGIGPDITIAAWRRRGELNLPAFYLLGDEALIARRAKALGADIRIAAVSPSEATSAFTDALPVVATGERATAEPGKPDSSSAPAALASIRQAVIDVRAGRAGAVVTNPIAKSVLYRAGFRHPGHTEFLAELAAENGRVPQPVMMLWSPQLAVVPVTIHVSLRDALGELTSELIVSTVRIVAAELKSRFGIATPRIAVSGLNPHAGEDGSLGHEEQTVIAPALKVLRNDGIEARGPLPADTMFHEAARRTYDCAVCMYHDQALIPIKTVAFDDAVNVTLGLPFIRTSPDHGTAFDIAGTGKANPASLIAALKLASRMAASQS